One Ranitomeya variabilis isolate aRanVar5 chromosome 5, aRanVar5.hap1, whole genome shotgun sequence DNA window includes the following coding sequences:
- the ZNHIT1 gene encoding zinc finger HIT domain-containing protein 1 codes for MLEKKLSVRSNDPSQRRVLDSATRQRRLTRQLEALEKDNFQDDPHANLPQLKRLPQFDDDHETGKKKKKTRGDHFKLRFRKNFQALLEEQNLSVSEGPNYLTACSPASGFPQRHFCSVCGFPSHYCCVSCGARYCCVKCLGTHQETRCLKWTV; via the exons ATGCTGGAGAAAAAACTGTCAG TGCGCTCCAATGACCCCTCTCAGCGGCGGGTGCTGGACTCGGCCACGCGGCAGCGGCGTCTGACCCGGCAGCTGGAGGCGCTGGAGAAGGACAACTTCCAGGACGACCCTCACGCCAACCTCCCCCAGCTGAAGAGGCTGCCGCAGTTCGACGACGACCACGAGACGG ggaagaagaagaagaaaacgcGCGGAGATCACTTCAAGCTGCGATTCCGCAAGAACTTCCAGGCGCTTCTGGAGGAGCAG AACCTGAGTGTCTCGGAGGGTCCTAACTACCTGACCGCCTGCTCCCCGGCCTCCGGCTTCCCGCAGCGTCACTTCTGCTCGGTGTGCGGCTTCCCCTCGCActactgctgtgtgtcctgtggggCGCGCTACTGCTGTGTGAAGTGTCTGGGGACTCACCAGGAGACCAG GTGCCTGAAGTGGACGGTGTGA
- the LOC143774587 gene encoding olfactory receptor 5AP2-like, with the protein MDAINKTQVAMFLFSGLTDNERLVPFLFTLFLVVYTVTVVGNIGMMALVHISTTLHGPMYFFLSYLSMVDLCYSSVVTPKMLFDLLSSVKSISFTGCALQLFFFASLAVTEALLLSSMSYDRYVAICHPLHYVSIMTRSRCLGLILLASSIGFLQSTVQTGCIFHLQFHGPNLLDHFYCDIPPLLALSSSSTLLCDMVTVFFTCSCGIGSMVTVLVSYTLIISSILRMKSTEGRKKAFSTCSSHLTCVSIFYGTVFSIYLRPPATGFGKRDKVVSVFYSVMIPMLNPIIYSLRNQEVKRVIVEVMRKST; encoded by the coding sequence ATGGACGCCATCAACAAGACACAAGTTGCTATGTTCCTTTTTTCTGGACTGACAGACAACGAGAGGCTCGTCCCGTTCCTCTTCACGCTTTTCTTGGTGGTCTACACAGTGACCGTAGTGGGTAACATTGGCATGATGGCTCTTGTCCATATCTCCACCACACTCCATGGCCCCATGTACTTCTTCCTGTCTTATCTATCCATGGTTGACCTCTGCTACTCCTCAGTGGTGACGCCCAAGATGCTTTTCGACCTGCTTTCCTCAGTGAAGTCTATATCATTCACCGGCTGTGCCCTGCAGCTCTTCTTCTTTGCCTCCCTGGCGGTCACTGAAGCTCTCCTGCTCTCGAGTATGTCGTATGACCGGTATGTGGCCATCTGTCACCCTCTCCATTATGTGTCCATAATGACCAGAAGCAGATGTCTGGGCCTGATTCTCCTTGCCTCCTCCATTGGCTTCTTGCAGTCAACTGTGCAAACAGGCTGCATCTTCCATCTCCAATTCCACGGGCCAAACCTACTGGACCATTTCTACTGTGACATCCCTCCACTTCTCGCATTGTCGAGCTCCAGCACCCTACTATGTGACATGGTAACCGTCTTCTTCACATGTTCCTGTGGGATCGGTTCTATGGTGACTGTCTTAGTCTCATACACTCTGATTATCTCCTCCATCCTGAGGATGAAGTCAACTGAGGGCAGGAAAAAGGCCTTCAGTACATGCTCTTCCCATCTCACTTGCGTCTCCATCTTCTATGGGACGGTCTTCTCCATCTATCTTCGTCCTCCAGCCACAGGCTTCGGGAAGCGGGACAAGGTGGTCTCCGTGTTCTATTCGGTCATGATACCGATGCTGAATCCTATTATATACAGCTTAAGGAACCAAGAAGTGAAACGGGTGATCGTAGAGGTCATGCGGAAATCTACATGA